CGCTTAGAACCCATTTTAGGGACTTTTTAGCATTGGTTGTCACGCAAGAACACAAATTGTGGCCAATAGCtataaatcattttaaaaatgaattgagcAGGCGTCTTAGGTGGATCATTGCATGAATCCCAAAAGCTAATCTTGAGGTCATGTTTGTTAGTTAAATACATTGAATGGATTCCTTGattgttattgtttttttttgtttgcaaTGATGATTGTTCTTTCATACTGTAAGCATCTAGTCTTAGAATTAGATTAGGCTTAGAATAGGCCTATAGAGGTGGTGGTCCCAATGACGTGGAGAGATGAATGGTTGATGTCCAATCCAACCCCGTTTTGTACCATTTATTCCCTGATATATTTTTCGGGTTGCTTCATTTTGTATAAATATCCAACGAGTTgtgagttcttttcttttgctttactttCAATTTAGGATTGTACGTCAGATTTACTGCTTTCCTTAAATTATTCTTGAGTGCCTCCGTCGactttaaatttcaaatgattgtcttctttccttttctctttaatGGAAATAGAATGGCATGAAATCGACTATCCATGCATGATTATCTAGTTAACTTCTCTTTGGCATGAAAAAGTAAAGAGACGCATGGACACCTTAGGAAACACGCCAAACTGTTAGGTACCGAAAGAGTGTCAATAGAAATATTAATGTAATTTAAGTCCCCAAACATTAGAATCTTTGGTTGTGTAGATATTGAAAACCACTCCCGATCGTCGATTGAGTTTTCTAGTCGACCTcccaaaaatgaggctagtggtgactcctaacTATTATCTAGGTTTTTTAAAACATCtcatagataataaataaactcGTCATAAATGGTATGAATCTTAAGAAAAGGTTCACGATCATAATTTGGTATACTTATGATGGTGAAGCTAAAAGATGAAGTAATGTCATCTTTGGTGGATTTACATCTTGAGAGGGCTATCATGGTTGAATACTTTTAAACTCACTTTTAcgttcaatttccttttgaccCTAAAACTGTCAATCAAGACGTGTCATGGCATCGAGGTAGGGTCACAACAAATCCCACTATCATGTgaggtacgagcttgggagagctcatgaCAGTGATCGAGCAAACTTATATGGTTGATCCTGTAAGATGCAATAATGACAATTTTTGGAGTATGTACTGTGAGGGAGCTCTCATAATCAATGCCCTTAAACTTGACCTTTTTCAATCCCTCACCCCATGTGAGAGGTCGGGCTGTGACACTGTCCAAAAATATTCTGTTGAGTAATTTATTACCtttgaaaaggagagagagagagagagagatttgatcAAGTGGGCTGTGTATATAAATTAGCATGAAGTCACGCCAGTGACACCACAAGTTTCAACCCAAACTGAGAGTTGGGAAATGGCTAAAAATATTCTACTAAGTAATTTATTATCtttgaaaaggagagagagagagagagagatttgatcAAGTGGGCTGTGTATATAAACCAGCATGAAGTCACGCCAGTGACACCACAAGTTTCAACCGAAACTGAGAGTTGGGAAATGGCTAAGCTTACGAGCAATCAGCTCGCTTATTCTCTGTACCTGCTCTCCATCTTTTCCCTCCTCATTTCgatgggtagagagagagagagatttgatcAAGTGGGTCGTGTATATAAATTAGCATGAAGTCACGCTAGTGACACCACAAGTTTCAACCCAAACTGAGAGTTGGGAAATGGCTAAGCTTACAAGCAATCAGCTCGCTTATTCTTTGTACCTGCTCTCCATCTTTTCCCTCCTCATTTCGACGGGTAAGATCACAACCTTTCGGCACCATATGAAATCTCACTTAAGTTGAATTCAATGTGCGCCGAATAGGTACGATCGCTATGCTGAGCCTTGTGAACGGTTTCAACGGTTTTTATGATGTAGAGATGGCCATGGTGGAGGGGAAATTATGCGAGAGGCGAAGCAAAACGTGGTCAGGGTTTTGCGGGAATTCTGGCAACTGTGACCGCCAGTGTAAGAACTGGGAAGGTGCGAGGAGCGGAGCGTGCCATGCTCAGTCCCTAGGATTGGCATGCTTTTGTTACTTCAATTGCCGATCAAGAGGATTATCGGGGTTAGTTCCAAGTTTAGTACTCTATATTAGTGTATAATAAACTAAATAAAGCCAACCTAGCACTTGTGATATTGAGTGATGTCGCTCATGTTACCACGTGTTCTTAGATATAGATTACTTCAACTGTTGATCAAGCAGATTACCGTGACCAATTTCGAGCTTAATAATCTGTATTAGTGCATGATAAAGTAAATAAAGCCATCgtggtgttggagaaatcttcctggagtattttgaagttgacaaaacatttccatcagtttagtctgaagatttgcagactctactatttaaagtctgaagacttccggactgccagactcaagactcaaagtctattctcattgacagtttctaatccatcgaagaagggctatccaggactagatgtttcgttaaggatttgaccttattgaCTGGAGAAAATCTCTTGgatggatatgacataacggaatcctttattgattcaaagattaaggatccgatgattagcgaagtatacttggaaggttctacttatggaaaccgagatcctgattgtatgagcgagcaggattgatgggctatcgacatgttccttaaatagctcgaatgatcttcctaattgattctgtccaacgagaagatttgaagaattcctttggtaagtgctaacGGGGATGATGgtataaaggagtatataaggaagacgttctagttgttcgagagtgtgcgcgatagaagaattccaaagtctgaagctctttattcttagtcaattcattttctgagcgaaatcttgtacacaaaaagagtccatattcttgagaaaccttgaagaagtgtgatagagtatctacactgtggaatcaagggagagccttgctgtaacaactcttttgttcatagtgaaatccagccagtccgtcagtgtggaagagtggacgtaggcttggaataagccgaaccactataatttctgtgttcattttctcttccctcctctctgctttactttgatcataattcgctttGTTAACAAAAGGagaacttcatttctattgcCTGTTTAGTATTGCtttcttatctcgagaaaatatttttacacctattcaccccccttctaggtgcttatactagctatctcaattggtatcagagcttgtgtactcactttgtttgaagtgttttacttcagagttaaagatccatggctagtatgttagctctagggctggtagaagggcaaagtaataccagaccgccttactttgatggaaaggaatacgacatatggaaaaacaagatgaaggcgttcctaagatcaaaggatcctctagaatgggacgttgtagacaaaggaatcattcctaaagctgcatctgtctcaaaaagaggaaaagaagctgttgagtttagtgaaatgactcaggaagagataaccaagagacaagctcttgatgcaaaaacaatttattctttatattgtgctttgtcacctactgaatataatataatattttcttgtgttacagcgaaagaagtttgggatagattacatattacctatgaaggaaccgatcgagttaaagaaaccagaatcaacattctcctcggttaATACGAAGCCTTTagaatgaaatcaggagaatctataactgacatgtttagtcgttttacaaaaatcgtgaatggtcttgaaaatcaaggtcaaccaatttctgatcccatgaaagtaaacaagctattgcatggactctccaaggattggaatcacataaagacctcaataatggagacacaaagaattatgccactatttgtcgatgagttggttgggactcttcaatcttatgaagtggaacgaatcaatgaagacgaagatcctaaaggtaagaaatccattgcattaaaatccaatgatgattatgatgttatagattctgaagacaatatggatgatgaggagcttgctctcatgataagaagattcagaaagctgagcagaaaaggaagaagattcaatccaaaaaaacaaagttttcaaaagcaatagactaagtttgttgaggatgatgaatcaaatagagatgtagtctgctttgaatgtaagaaaaagggacacatcaaacccaactatcctcttctgaggaagaagaaaggaaaagctgaaaagtatcaaaaggctcttaaagcagaaaccggAGTGATAcggaatgtgaagaaagtgatgatgattatgccaatatatgtctgatggcacaatcggattcagattcaaactcctaGACAGTCTCAGATTCAAACaatgaatttgaggtgagtaactctaaaattcctattaaagtttctaaatacattgatgagttgtgttttagtcttaagacttctcttaaaaggatttccgaacttaaaaaggaaaattctgcactttgaaacaacaggaaaatgttttgaa
The window above is part of the Eucalyptus grandis isolate ANBG69807.140 chromosome 6, ASM1654582v1, whole genome shotgun sequence genome. Proteins encoded here:
- the LOC120294413 gene encoding defensin-like protein 19 produces the protein MAKLTSNQLAYSLYLLSIFSLLISTEMAMVEGKLCERRSKTWSGFCGNSGNCDRQCKNWEGARSGACHAQSLGLACFCYFNCRSRGLSGYRLLQLLIKQITVTNFELNNLY